TGTGCCATACTGTGAGGCGTTGACTCCCTTCATTTGTTGTCTTTGATGGTTTTTAACAATTAGGCGTAGGTTACTTAGTTTAGTGACACAAAATTCCTTATCTTCTGGAATTTAAGCCTACACATACCTTATGTTTgaagcagtgttctaaaagtcgctacgCGCTAATCGGGCTGAAGAGGGGTGCCTAGAGGCCTACTAGTCGGTGCTCTAATTGATTTTTatctaggcgttggaccacCGCCTTGCGCCAGGTAGTTGGCCGCCAAGACTGATTTTTAGAACAGAGGTTTGAAGTGTCCCTTTACTGCCTATGATCATTTGTTTGTGCTGTATTTCTGTTATGGACATCTTATGAAGAAGGTTTAGGAAATGGCAATGTGGGAGATGGTAACTGAATAATCATTTTTAGTGGCACATTTAATGGAGCAGCAAGATAGCCGAAACTGTTTGTAGAAAATTGTGGGATCTTCTATTTGTTACTCACATCAATGGTGTACATAAACTGTGCAGCTGTCGCAAATAGGAGTTGGAAGCATTAACAGAGGGATATTGATGTGTCAAATATTGGTTGTTGGCATAGTCCAACTGGCAAAGTCATTAGTCATAGCCTTCTGTAATAGTCAGACTGGAAGATTTTTTGTACTTGAAAGGTATTAAGGCAGCTAAGAAAGTGATCTTTAGAATGGAAGTGAGGCATAGTTTATCTGCAGGATGGGAAATTTATGAAGTGATTTGAAATTTGTGATGACCGTGTATGAAGGATGGAAATAATTGGGTACATATCCAGGAATTAGAGTACTTGGGAGTTGGCAAGAATTTATAGCTTCTGCTTGGACTTTGGAAAATGGATAACTACTTATTGAAGCATTGTGTGTAGTTGAATAGCTCGTAATGGGTAATTATCTGGGTATCCGTGCTTCATGTAGGCAAAATGTTTGGTAGTAAGATACAGCAAGTCATTTACCCATCTTTTGAGAATCTCTGGCAGCTGTAACTGGGGACGAAAATAGAAAGGACATCCGAGATAGACTTGTTTTGTGCTGCAAGGTATTTAATTGCATGAAGTGTAAGCTATAAAAGAATTAGGAGGGTAGGCAGACTGTGAGTGGCGACAAAAGATTTGCGATAGATGATATTCCCATCTGATTGATTCCGTACACAGAAAATCCTTTAGGTGTAATTTCATCCGGATGAAGTAGCTTGTCTCAGAATCAGATGGTTCACAGATCTGTGAAATCTGTGGATGTTTGATGGGAAtcagttcaaacttcaaagagAAGTGGTCTACCCTGAGAATAAGATACTCTGGTCAGAACAGGCAGATATTTTAAAGTCCTAAAGAATTCatatgaaaactattttttgcgtctctctctctctctcttgattttttGGGATGGGGGTGTTTGTGGTCTGTTACGTTCTATAGCTGCATATAAGTTTGCAACTTTGCTTAGCTAGGGTCTTCTTTAGAATGTGTTTGGCATTGGTCATTTCAATTGGAAAATGTTAGACTAAGTCTTACCGTTGCTGTACTGGCTGCGAAAGTCATAATTTGGTGCCAGAAACAGGCAAAGGCATCTTTGGTGCCAAATTTGGTAGCAACTTTGGCTTTGCTAAATCACCCAAGCCAACTGATTTACATCGGAAAATGATATTAGTATCATCTGTTGGTATGAATTTAAGATTTTGCCAAAATGGAACTAAACTGGTGCAATAGCATTTCCATTTTGTGGCTCTGACACTGTAGCAAGTCAAAAAATGGCTGTGGCATAATCATTTTGAAACCAATGGGTGGGCTTGTTCTTATACGTGCATCTTTCTGTTTGGTATCTAAAGCTTTTACCATCAAAATGTAGTTGAGTGTCTGAGAACTTGATACATAATGCTCACTGTATACGGAATGCTAActgtgaaaaagaagaatttgaATTCATTCTACAGTTTCGACTTGGTCAGTCTTGTCTTTGGTATGACCCAAGTCACATAGTTCGCATGAGTGAGTGAGAGCGTGAAAGCGTCTTTGAACACATCCCAACCTACTGAAATCCGCGAGTGCGAGGATTGAGAGTGGAAGCGCATGGCATTTTGCAGGATTATGTGGCTAAGGGTATGACTCAAACCGTTTGGTGCAGCACACCGATCAGGCTTTATTTTGGTGCTTTAATCGATGCTCTGGTTTTGTGCTGTTACCTTCTTAGATTCTGTGAGTTGACAACGCTTAACTGCTTAACTTTTATCCTTCTTTGGGTTAGCCTTGAGCTTTTTTGACAAACGGTGTGGCACTATGGCTAAAGTAGGGCTCAGAACGTTAACTGCTTGTTTGTGATCACAGGGCCATGTATATTCTTAACTTCAAGTGTCATTGCTAttattaattctttgttttatgctGGTATCAATGGTGTTTTCGGTATTGCTGTGTATTGTTGTGGCATGGTCCGGATGTTGTTTTGGACAATTTGTTCCCGGTAATTTTGTATTAGTCACTTACCAGATGAAAAATGATGAACCTGTTCAACGAGTGGCGTGTGGAGACTTGAAATCACCACTTTTTGGGTGGAAATGGATTTTTCTGTTATTATCTTTCATTTCAGTTCTTGTGAACTAACTTGGGTTCCATCTATGTCACTATTGTTGTGGCGTCCTGGTTTAGTACTGTGCTGGTAAATTTTTATGGTGGTATACTTTCACATGCATTATGAGAAATGAATGATAGCATGACTGATGTTTGCCGTGGCATTTGGGATTTTGTGTTCTTATATTTATTGCTTAAATTTAGTGAGACAAGTGACTATTAGtggaaatttgatttttggtatTGCAGCATAGGAATTGCAAATCTTTGTTTTCCATCATTGGTTCCCCTTGCATTTAGCATCCTTTCGAGCTCTTGTAACTTGGAAAATattcaatgaaaaatatgagaTTCAAATTTTTGGTGGAACATAGGTCTTGAACGGTAAACAATAGAgtgccccccaaaaaaaaaggatcttAGAAAATCAAGCATTGCCACGATGTTGAGgagctttcttttcttctttaacAGTGGCAGTTGCTGAAATATAGTAGGCCACTATAAACAATCCatgaataaagcataaaaccCCTCCAATCGAGAGAAGATGGTGGTTTGCTATCCCGCATGATTTTCTGGCACTTGAGTTAGCTAGTGTTCCTGAGATCAGCATTGAGAATCCAGCTACTAATAGAATCCTGATGCATCACAGAAACCCGTGTTGGGAATAGTATGCATTGTATGAATAATCAGTACCCTCAATTAGTGTACAGAAAATATTTTTAGGTTTTAGTGTATGGtatatgttcaagcttggtgTAGTGTTTATTATATCATGCATTTGGTTCACATATTCTGGTTTCTGGGTAGTTTTTGGGTACTTAAACTGGGTATATAGATATGTTGACAAATAATATGCAAATACGCTTACCAGGAGAAAATGAGGGAGGCTGCTGCCAGCTGCTTGTTAGCAGATGCTTTTTCCAGCTCTTCTTTGGACCAAATACAAACGCACCCACCAAGTAAGTTAGCAATGGTGTGGGCAAGGGCCAGAAGTACTGCTGCAGCCATCCCTAGCTTGAATGCCTGATAGCTTGGGTCTCTACACTCAAGAACCCATATCTTCAGATTCTCCACCTGCCCAGTAGAAAAAATGGACATCTCAGTAAATTAAAATTGTTTCATTTTTCGTTGCTTGGATCAGAGATCCGAACATACCTTGTTTTGAGCTATCTCAGCTTCAATGGCAAGTATGCCCGCAATGATGTCCATGATGAGGATCAAGAGGCAAACCATCGGGCCGATGTTCTTTTCCATTTTGATTGGGGTGATATTCTTGTCCATTTTTCGAGAATTTGGAGCTCTGAATGATCAGCTGGTTTTTTGAGGAtagcaatctctctctctccccgtctcTCGTGATTTTTGATTAGGTATGTATGTGCAGCATGGAGTGGAGAATCCGAATAAAACAGAGAACTGCATGGAGATTGATACCAGATTAGGTGGTGCTTAATGGACGGGAAAACAAAAAGGCTTCTTCTGTTAAAGTTTTCTTTATTCTGCTTTGCTTTTGTGAATGTGGATTCCTTACCACGAGGAACAAGGAAAGAAGGGTATCACCAGCAGGGTTTGGCATTGATCTTGTGGCTTGGATCTATGGACTGCTCACTGTTAGAGTTATTCTGACAGCAGTTCAATATTCCTAGATCATAAATTTGAGATTGTACATTTATCGAGATATTTCGTGTATCTTCCCCGTGCGTGTGTGTCTATACATATTAGTTGGAACAATTGCATCCGCTGATTCTAGGTCCGGGGCTAATGTCAAAGTGTCAAACCCATCTCgcatctccaatcattactcaaaAAATTTACTCGTTTGAATGACAGCTCTTTTTCATTTAATTGACGCGTCTACTTTCAGTGGAAAGTATGAGTTGAGTACATGATAGGAGTaataaatcattttttattttcgttgtAAAAGAGGACCAGTGTCATGGTTAGGTTGGATAATTTAAATGGAGCTCCCTTATTTGGGTGAGAAAATGAGCAAGTTTTATTAAGAGAAAAGTGAGAGTTAGGGCTGGAGATAAGCCCCATGGCCCTTTTACCTATTTGTTGTCTTGAGTTTGACTAAGGGCAGAACCGATAGCTATTCAATTAATACAAAAAATGGAGCATCACTGAATGTTGCACTCTCAAGTGGGCGCCAGATCCTCTGCCGAAAACCCCTGTGCCGAGGGGTTATCGGCCGTTGGATTGTGTGTGGGTTTTTTTTCAAGGTCTGAGTTCCAATAGTCAAAAAAATCCCTCGGCACAGAGATAGGAGTTTTCCGGCACCAGATCCTCTGAGTCGAAAATCTGTTATCTTTATGTATCTACGCCGCCATCTCTGTTGTCTTTTATGTATCTATGCTCACGTCACCAATGTTCTCTAATTGATATGTATCCCCACTTGGTGCAAGAATTCAAGAAACGGTTATTCATGCGCCCAGACGTGGTGCGCAAAAATTCTTTTCCGTTCAAATGAGCTGGGCTAGAAGTCCATAGGATCTTAGTTGGGTTATGGACAGAGCAGGTCCTAAGTTAAATTTTGTGTTGCAGTTgctttatgtttttaaaaaaatttgaatttcaagagCCCTTCCTCCTTTTTTGCCCCTCATAATAGTCTAACAAAAGAatctcatttttaattttttctttaaatctTCGAAAAGTCAGGACCGGCTCTGGTTATGAATCGTGAAATGATCCCCACTTGCTCATTTAAGGGGTGAAGTTCGAGAGGAAGCGGGGCCTCCCTCCCCTTCTCCAAATGCTGGTTTGTCTCGACCTCGCCCATTCTGGGTACCACTAGGTAGTGGGTATAATGTATCTCGTATACACACTAGATCAAGTCCACCATAGCCATTTGTCTTTCTAATCTATAGCCCTAATTTGACGTATTCTTTAGCAAATCTAAACCCACGGATGGCATTGTCATTTCTCCCACTTCATCGCTAttcgatttgaattgaaaaattagatgagTTTAATTTAATAACCTATATTCGAGATTGCGCCAAAATGACACTGAACGGGTGCAACAACATGgctatttattaattttttggttttttaacaTTTAtaagaaactaacaaatgcgaaatttGGCAATGCGGTTTATAATTAACAGGTGGACTTGCTCTTATGGTACTTAAAGGCAATAATAAATGGTCACCACAACCCGTCATCATTGAGTTCATATTTTATGCACCAGGAATGAGCTTGATTCGGTCATCGATTGCAATCCTCTGATTCTAACCAAATTTCCAAAGTTTTCAATAGTCTTAAAGTTTCAACCAAAAGGGTTTAACTGAGTggggataaaaaagaaaagtgattcTCCTCCATGAGTTCACATGTTCGAATCTCACGGTGGTCAAACATTCCAAAGCTTGGAGTCACTGAAAGATTGGCCCGGGCGTTAACTTCAAAACcctgaaattagtcgaggtgcacacAAGTTAGCCCAGACATCCGATTATGACAAAAATAGTCTTTAAGTTTCCACATATTTAATATTCCAACCACGTTCAAGTGGTACCCCTCTGAACGTCTATTTATTGGTCCTCATTTACTATTTCATTTTATGTGTTATACCATGGACTTCAATAGGAAGGCCATCTCCATTTACTAATGAGTAATGACACTGCCCCAAACAATTTCCTGGTCGCTTCACATGTCCTACCTCCCAAGGTCAATGACCAAGAATTCATTATCTTGATTAGAAGAATTGATGAAATTCGAATATATCGAACTCTTGAATGTTACTacttttttgtcttcttgtaGCTCATAATTCTGCCGGCCCAACAACGTATTTGGGACTTTTAAAGCCTAGCCTTCTGCCAGATGTCATGCCAAGGTGAAAAGTTGGCATTCGGAATGACAAAATGCTATCCACCCTCGTTTCAAATTTAATACTGCCAAATCTTGACAAGATCATTCTCGAAACTTATTCATGGCTCAATCGTGGACGACTTTTTTACGGCAGCAATCAATCGCGACCATCCAAAATACTAGCGTCGTAAACAATTATTCACGGCGGAACCgtgaaaaagattttctctcatttttggTGTCAAAATTCAATCACCCTTAAAGTTTGGGAAAGATGTAATtgcaaaggaaaaagaaatgtcATTATTTGACAAAGATCATTTTGACAATCTCATTTTGCACCAAGGAGTGGACCTGCACAAGAACTACCTATATTGGTTTAACGAGTGGTTTATGACAAAGTGTTGGTTTTAGTGCATACAAGTTTGAAATAATGTATTTTTGTGGTTCAATACTAACCAAACTTTTGGACCAGCTTTAAATTCGGTTAGTCCAAGAAGGGAAACAAGTTGCAGATACGGCCATTTTTGTACTACATGATAAAcagaaggaaaattctaaaatcagcccaatgggctgacaataatgagaGTGTGAATGTGTTTTAAAGTGTGTataaagtacacagaaatacg
The sequence above is a segment of the Rhododendron vialii isolate Sample 1 chromosome 13a, ASM3025357v1 genome. Coding sequences within it:
- the LOC131312303 gene encoding protein DESIGUAL 2-like; amino-acid sequence: MDKNITPIKMEKNIGPMVCLLILIMDIIAGILAIEAEIAQNKVENLKIWVLECRDPSYQAFKLGMAAAVLLALAHTIANLLGGCVCIWSKEELEKASANKQLAAASLIFSWILLVAGFSMLISGTLANSSARKSCGIANHHLLSIGGVLCFIHGLFIVAYYISATATVKEEKKAPQHRGNA